The following coding sequences are from one Capsicum annuum cultivar UCD-10X-F1 chromosome 3, UCD10Xv1.1, whole genome shotgun sequence window:
- the LOC107864426 gene encoding cysteine-rich and transmembrane domain-containing protein WIH2, producing MSYYNQQQPPVGVPPPQGYPPEGYPKDAYPPPGYPQQGYPPQGYPPQYAPQYGAPPSQQQQQSGSSGFMEGCLAALCCCCLLDACF from the exons ATGAGTTACTACAATCAACAACAACCCCCTGTTGGTGTACCTCCACCACAAG gGTATCCACCTGAAGGTTATCCAAAGGATGCTTACCCACCACCAGGGTACCCTCAACAAGGGTATCCACCACAAGGGTACCCTCCACAGTATGCACCTCAGTATGGTGCACCACCATCTCAACAACAGCAGCAATCTGGTAGCAGTGGATTTATGGAAGGATG TTTGGCTGCTCTGTGCTGTTGCTGTCTGTTGGATGCATGCTTTTGA